In Sardina pilchardus chromosome 8, fSarPil1.1, whole genome shotgun sequence, the genomic window GCACTGAAAAACAAGGCTGATGCAAAAATGACAACTGCCCTGACCAAACATGAGTGAAGTGCAGTAAGTGTGATGTTCACCTGGCTGGGCTTCAccacaaaataaatgtctggTTGAGTTTCACCAGCGATATGAAAAGCAACAAGGGACCCATCTAACACACAGTGAAGAGACATTTTATGACTTGAATCAACATGGTATGTACTCAAAATTCATCATGCACAGaccattttttttgcatttttgtttagTCAGAAAGACCCTGAAATTAAATGAATCACTTGAGTTCCAATTAAATATGTCCGTGAATAATTAATCCATTTATCGTTAATGAATTGGTTTTTACATTGACCAATCATGAAAAATGATATACCTAAATGGAACATAGTCATTTATAAATCACGGTACCCCAAAATGAAGGTCAAAGGTAAATTTTTGAAAGTGAGCTCGGGAAATTCATTTTAGGCCTAGATAGACTTTTAAATCAAAGGTGTTTGAATTTTTTTCATTGATATTCTTAATAAGTCCCATAGTGAATCCCCCAGCATTCCAAGATTACTAATCTCGCCAGTCCAGCACCATCTAACATGATTAGGATCACATCTCAGTTCATGTTTAGCATGTCAACAGTGACCTAAATAACCCTTGGGAAAGAGTGTCAAACTTAACCACTAACACAATGACGTTAATAATCACAGGCAGGCAATCTCTGTTCCTCTTTCTAGACAGACTGACATAACCCAACATAATGACGTTAATAATCACAGGCAGGCAATCTCTGTTCCTCTTTCTAGACAGACTGACATAACCCAACGTGACCATTGTGCTGACGCCCGTGCGACCTCTTCACTCTCACAGTTTAAGAGGGCACATTATTAAAGACCACTTCCATGTTTCCATgtttccatgtttactgcatataaacaaaaacacacatctaaTCTCTTATGAACTGAAAACAAAAACTGGTGATTTCAATCAGACTGGATTCCATGCAACTTCAATTGCATGCAGACGTAATGCTCACAAACTGTTCTCCTGGTGATGTAGTCACACAGTAAAGCTGAAGTCTAAAAAGCTGAAGTTTAAACCAAAAGGAGCGGTAACGCTTTAGAATAACATATGCTTATTAGGTATTCAAAGTTGTAACACATGTGTTACACACAGTTGATTTGATATCCATGAACTAGCCTATAatcaataggctacatgaagcGATTTTGATTATTAGTAGCCTATAAAGgctacagaattaggctatataTAGGCTGGGCATGCATCATATATAGCCCACTGACATAGACtgtactgtcactgaacaagctactaAATGTGCATGATCCTTTATCAATAGTGGACATGCCTttcatccctgctgaaaaaaacagccaggtAATCCAGGCTGCCAAGTTTTAGAAAATGGAATGCGTGAGATGTGTCCGTCGAAATTTTTTTTGACTGTaacactcaaagcgtgacacttggcagctccgattagagtcgctgtttcaagtgtgaacttaccaagaaagaggcaaataaatgttgcacagctctgcaacaagtataggacaatgatagacttagcagccttaatgttaacttggaaactcaaggagaaacagcaaataaacagtgaacaaaatctagaAAGCAGTAGAACGTTTTTAATCTAATTTTCGGAGTCGACGCtgttgtgtgtaaaagagaagTTAGagatgccaagacccgccttccattgcttctgatttgtttatattgtgtGATGCCGTCCGTGGTTGattagatttaggcacaaaggactgatggattggttattgcggtcagtcaatcagagttgctCGAACCACGGCAAGGGAAGGACCAAAGTTTATTatcatgaaaaataaatacatagtgcactgaatggggaaatattttgcgtgagaaatgtcaagtatggcatgtggtgtgagaatgggtctaattgcgtgagacttggcagccctgcaggtaattcagctggtttttaTTGTCTTACCACCTCAAGTTgttcattttagttggtgttgctggtctacattgctggttaatactggccatgccagcttatgttggtcattctagcaaaccagcatcttacaccaacaatgtcaagcttggcaggttGGTCACCatctgtatcccacacgacaggctggtgacaccagcatgaccagcttcctcagatggtcacgccagcacaTCTAGCTGGTgacctaaccagctacaccagtaaagaccagcaatagctggaagaaaaccagcaaagaccagctaaaaccagcttcCAGCATAAGCTGGTGTCTTGCTGTTTTTCTTGCAGCAGATATTAAAGagtaccctgctgaaaaaaacagcctgaccagctaaaggtggtttgctggttgaccagcttgttaaacagcttatttgaccaccctatgatggttgaccagctagaccagcaaaactcttgcgaaaacataccttcagctggtttacccagcttacgatggtcattcagctggttttgattgtcgtaccacctcaagctggtcattttagttggtgttgctggtctacattgctggtttttactggccatgccagctaatgttggtcattctagaaaaccagcttgcccgtctttgtcaagcttgacaggctggtcacaccagcacgaccagcttcctcagatggttacgccagcatgtctagctggtggcctaaccagctacaccaatagctggaagaaaaccagcaaagaccagctaaaaccaactaaaaccagctaccagcctaagctggtttcttgctgtttttagCTGTAACCGGTCATGCCATGGAATGCATGCATTTCTCATCAACGTTGCAATCTATCGTTAGGTTAACGGTTAAACGGCAACACACGGATGATCCCCTTCTGCCGTTTAATTGTGTATCACTAcacttgtaggctatgtaaatatacacacacatatacatatattaattaattttaccgatgACTTTTACCTGACGAGATTTTTTTTTGAATAGGCCTAGCATAGCATGACATTTCACTATCTGAGAAATTAGCATGCAGTTGACTGCTTAGCCAGATCTAAATTGACTCACCTGTGGAACAACTGCTGCTGGCATCATCGTCCTGTATCTCAATAGCTGCTTGACTTGATGCTTCATCTTGGGTAGGCACTGGCAGGGACTCCCACGCTGGTCATCGCGGAGGCTGGCGAAAACGGTGCAAGCTTCGGCCTTCAGATTTATGCCATGCGTCACCAAATGTTTAATCAAATTAGACGTATTCCCGTGTTTACAGGCAAACGACCTCAAACACTTACTACATATGGCATTTTCTTAGTCCTTTTTAGTAAAATATAGCCACACTTTAGAGCGCTTTTGTTTCGACATCTTAGGCTCTCTGGCCTGACTCCTGAGCTGACCTCTCAGTGGTGTGTGCACTGACGCTGCCGTTTTTAACTGCGAACACCAGAGGGCGCGATTACGCAGCTGCATATTTGGTAATAccgaaatgaggcaccgaaattcaCATTGTATTTCGGGATGGTTACTACCGTTGATGTTCGCCCCGATTACGTATTTGTACCGAGtgtcggtacccaaccctaatTACCAGACACCACAAGTAAGCTTTCATTCCAagcacatcaacagctacaggccaaaacaGCTCCCCCTAGAGGACTACGGTCACCACATTTCTTGAGCATTCCACCAATGGCGTCTGAAGTCCATGTACCTCCTTTGGTTTTGATACGTTAAAGGCTTGCTGAGGTATGAGCTCACTccctgtttggtggcttcacCACccatttcgattggctgttatggtgAACAGTTTAAGATATGGAGACAAAAAAGCACAACGTTTGGGCAGCTTGTGCAGTCTGAAGATCAggtgtgtcaagtttggtgttgatcagGCGTTGATTAGTTTAACTTTTGCTAAAATTTCAAAACTTTTTATTAgatggttctatgggctgccatagactcccattGAAGAAAAATGAAGAATATTTAGAAAAGGTAGAAACACAATGGGAGCCTTCACAGCTTGGCTCCCAATTAATGGATATaaccataacacaacacacaggagtggcacaaataaacacattttataTGATATATTACAATAatctgtgttgtgtgatgtttgcATTGTTCTTTGTTCTATGTGTTACATTCAAATTCATACAATACATGCATAACACACATtatgtgtacaaacacacacacacacacacactgattacaCCCACACGCATAACATACTTCATTGGGACAATAAGCCATaatctccaccctccacccccagcaACATCACTTAAGCAGAATATTATATACTTTAACACATGCAGTTCAGATTTAAAGAAAGTGTTCATGCCATCAGGTTATCTACTGACAGTCTAGATTGTCATCTGTTCATGAGAATGTTTATTATGAGcagcagagagaaaagggaaccTGCAGATGTTTAGATATGAGTGGAAGCCCTTGTGTCCACTGAGCTGGAGCGTGACAGGAAGCGACTGGTGGTGCGAGCGTCCTCTCCCATGGCGTTCTCCATTTTGGACAGCAGAGAGCTCCTGAACTTCCTCCGGAAGTCGTTGCCCATGAAGACGTAGAGCACGGGGTTGAGGCAGCTGTTGGCTAGTGCGAGCAGCGTGCCAAACTGCAGGCCGTGCACAAGGTGCTGCTGGACGTAGGCCCCGTGGTGGAGCTCCAGCAGGATGAAGACGTGGTAGGGCAGCCAGCAGATGAAGAAGGTGACGATGAGCGCCGTCATCACTTTCAGGGGCTTGGACGACCTCTTGATCTGGCTGCCCATGAGTCTGAGGGTGATTACGGAGTAGCAGACGATGATGACGACGAAAGGCACTACGAAGCCGGAGACAAAGCGGCTGACGGCGATGGCGGCGTGGCTGTGTGGGTCCGCCCCGTAGTTGTTGAAGCAGTGGCTCTTGCCCATATGGTGCTTGACATCCCGGAATATGATGGAGGGAATGCTGAGAACCACCGAGAGCATCCAGGCCAGAAGGACGGCGACGGACGCGGTTCGGACTGTCCGGTGGTTCTGGGCCCACACGGGGAACACCACGGCAACGCAGCGGTCCACACTGATGAAGACCAGCAGGAAGATGCTGCTGAACATGTTGACGAACATCATGAAGGAGGTGAACTTGCACAGGAAGAGGCCAAACACCCAGTCCTGAAGAGCCAGATGAGCGATGTTGAAGGGGTGGATTGCGCAGACAAGGAAGTCAGACACTGCCAAACTCAGGTACCAGGTGGTGTTGATGGTTTTCTTCATCTTGAGGCCGGCGATCCAAATCACTATTCCGTTTCCAAAGACACCCAAGACAAAAATAACACCATTGATCACCACAAGGGTGAAACAAGCTTCCTCTGTGAAGCAGGTCGATTGGGATTTTATGGAATGCTCTTCCTCGGCTGTTGAATTGTCAGTAGAGTAATTGCCATAGTCATAATAATCCAATTCCATATTGTTATCCAGCTCCATTGATTAACCTACAAAGAGAAGTAATTATTCAGTCTTAGTTCAAGTTTTTTTAATGACCTCCTCATTGCTGCTGATAACAGACATGCATCAATTctagtcctccttgacctcagtgctgtttttgacaccatagatcatgacatactactTCACAGGCTTGAACATTCAATAGGCATCAAAGACTCCGCGCTTGGTTTAGGTCATACCTTACTAACTGCCAATACCTTACTAACTaacaatttgtacaggtccaAAATGAACCATCTACCCAGTCCCAGACTATAGTaaaatatggagtgcctcaaggctcagtactagggcccctgttattttctctttatatgcttCCTCTAGGTTCTGTAATTAGAAAACATGGCTTTAACGTCCATTCtcatgcagatgatacacaattatacatTTCCATAAAGCCAGATGAATTAACCCCATTAGCCAAACTTGACACATAATTTAAGAGACATAAAAAAttggatgactaataacttTCTGCTTTAGAAtatgaaagtgtttttttttagttagcAATTTGTGATGGGTCAGTTGTGAAAAATGCAGCGTGATGTACAGTGACATAAGAAGCCAAGGTATTAGGATTAGTAAAACTACTCCACAGGATTATAATGTAAATCTACTCCATAGGATTATAATGTATAACTACTTCATAGGATTATAATGTAAAACTACTTCATAGGATTAGAATGTACAACTACTCCATAGGATTAGAATGTGGATTATAATGTAAAAATACTTCATAGGATTATAATGTAAAACTACTTCATAGGATTAGAATATAAACTTCAACACTTTAATCTAAACTGGACTGGGCGCTGAGTCTTCCAGAATGAATATTTAAATGAAGGCCATGGAGCACTCATCAGTACTTTTGAAACAGTTTAAATTGAGGCAGCAGCCATTGCTTGAAAAGATTGGCCAACCCCGGTGTCCCTGAAAGGTGGCACACAGAGGTAGTactttgtgtgttttctgtgtgataATTCTGCTGTCCATTATTGGGTCATTCCATG contains:
- the LOC134088335 gene encoding chemerin-like receptor 1; the protein is MELDNNMELDYYDYGNYSTDNSTAEEEHSIKSQSTCFTEEACFTLVVINGVIFVLGVFGNGIVIWIAGLKMKKTINTTWYLSLAVSDFLVCAIHPFNIAHLALQDWVFGLFLCKFTSFMMFVNMFSSIFLLVFISVDRCVAVVFPVWAQNHRTVRTASVAVLLAWMLSVVLSIPSIIFRDVKHHMGKSHCFNNYGADPHSHAAIAVSRFVSGFVVPFVVIIVCYSVITLRLMGSQIKRSSKPLKVMTALIVTFFICWLPYHVFILLELHHGAYVQQHLVHGLQFGTLLALANSCLNPVLYVFMGNDFRRKFRSSLLSKMENAMGEDARTTSRFLSRSSSVDTRASTHI